A region from the Cydia amplana chromosome 7, ilCydAmpl1.1, whole genome shotgun sequence genome encodes:
- the LOC134649446 gene encoding uncharacterized protein LOC134649446, whose translation MTKLRFEFTILPGSDEKTNVCCITSITTEDNKSYALPDGLQSVGHHKELIKTAAYSKVKNSLSKRYQTRRIWISLTEELEQIYMDEDGNVQFADRYLEELNQDQCASTAPTAAGTKGANTLENLLAKLIESTQESKQQSLKNIADKFVIEKFTSKHSNAAQWMDIFEKECERYQISDEKKIEVLRLFMDKSCADWYSSMIVKLTMNAEWSEWRKKFCESFVNKGWSPVTYALLYKYKDGSLLDYAIKKEKLLLNMRKSIDSGTLVDLIAVGLPEYILNKIDREALKDTVELFNEVSKYEHMVTKKSYIFKKKYGPSRTNFRNEELKPCKICEGLNKGTRYHAETACWFRTKEDDKVKKNFIKHVNNALIEAELNESVPKNEY comes from the coding sequence ATGACGAAGCTTCGTTTTGAATTCACAATACTACCTGGAAGTGACGAAAAAACAAATGTCTGTTGTATAACCTCAATAACCACCGAGGACAACAAGAGTTATGCATTACCGGACGGACTACAGTCAGTTGGTCATCACAAAGAATTGATAAAAACAGCGGCATATAGTAAAGTAAAGAATAGTTTATCAAAAAGGTACCAGACAAGGAGAATCTGGATCTCGCTAACCGAGGAACTAGAGCAAATTTATATGGATGAGGACGGTAATGTGCAGTTTGCAGACAGATACCTGGAAGAATTGAATCAGGACCAATGTGCTTCTACCGCACCCACTGCTGCCGGCACAAAAGGGGCCAATACCTTAGAAAACTTATTAGCAAAGTTAATAGAAAGTACACAGGAAAGTAAACAACAGAGCTTGAAGAATATTGCGGATAAGTTTGTGATCGAGAAGTTTACTAGCAAACATTCGAATGCAGCTCAATGGATGGACATTTTTGAAAAGGAATGTGAGCGTTACCAGATATCGGATGAAAAAAAGATAGAAGTTCTTAGGCTCTTTATGGATAAAAGTTGTGCAGATTGGTACAGTTCCATGATTGTAAAACTGACTATGAATGCAGAATGGTCTGAGTGGAGGAAAAAATTTTGTGAATCATTTGTCAACAAAGGGTGGAGCCCAGTTACATATGCATTACTGTATAAATATAAGGATGGCTCACTGTTGGATTATGCTATAAAAAAGGAAAAGCTTTTACTCAATATGAGGAAGTCAATTGATTCTGGTACATTGGTGGATCTTATCGCAGTGGGTTTGCCGGAgtacatattaaacaaaattGATAGAGAAGCGTTGAAGGACACAGTTGAGTTGTTCAATGAAGTAAGCAAGTATGAGCATATGGTTACCAAAAAAAGCTACATATTTAAGAAGAAATATGGACCCTCAAGAACAAATTTCAGGAATGAGGAACTAAAGCCATGCAAAATTTGTGAAGGGTTAAACAAAGGCACCCGCTATCACGCTGAGACTGCATGTTGGTTTCGTACAAAAGAAGATGACAAAGTGAAGAAAAACTTCATTAAACATGTTAATAATGCATTGATAGAAGCAGAGTTAAATGAATCAGTTCCAAAAAACGAATACTAA